In Coleofasciculaceae cyanobacterium, the following are encoded in one genomic region:
- a CDS encoding IS982 family transposase, which produces MNSINFESLVITIFVLVDDWYLIEGKALKGISPGAKPEMSDSEVMTLALVMDYLPFPGETQFIGFIRANYGHWFPQLLDQSQFNRRLRKLGRMLEMLRRKWVKQLGVENLESCVIDTKPIPIMGYRRSKKHSDFDGSADYGYCAARKMSARHAASQAACAIALLKYFGYKLVMLSTLEGIPIASDLVSANTDERQAVEGVLELVQGCDVYGDKGFIGQDWQEEIISSTGNRILTIQRCNQLRQNSSTLKRLISRVRQRIEGVFQEIQNTGRNPERLLSKTVVGFATHMAAKITSHTLRILLRRQFGIDVQTFQSVAIR; this is translated from the coding sequence ATGAATAGCATAAACTTTGAAAGCCTCGTAATTACAATTTTTGTCCTTGTCGATGACTGGTATCTAATAGAAGGAAAAGCTTTAAAAGGAATTTCTCCAGGTGCTAAACCAGAAATGAGCGATAGCGAAGTCATGACACTAGCATTGGTCATGGACTATTTACCATTTCCAGGAGAGACTCAATTCATCGGATTTATCCGTGCCAATTATGGGCATTGGTTTCCTCAGTTGCTAGACCAGAGCCAATTCAATCGACGCTTACGAAAATTAGGTCGAATGCTAGAAATGTTAAGAAGAAAATGGGTTAAGCAGTTGGGAGTAGAAAACTTAGAAAGCTGTGTTATTGACACCAAACCTATACCAATTATGGGCTACAGAAGAAGCAAAAAACATAGTGACTTTGATGGAAGTGCAGATTATGGATATTGTGCAGCTAGAAAGATGAGCGCGAGGCACGCTGCTTCGCAAGCAGCTTGTGCAATCGCGCTGTTGAAGTATTTCGGCTACAAGTTAGTCATGCTCTCAACTTTGGAGGGAATACCGATTGCTTCTGACTTAGTTTCGGCTAACACTGATGAGCGACAAGCAGTAGAGGGCGTTTTGGAATTAGTTCAAGGTTGTGATGTTTATGGGGACAAAGGTTTCATTGGACAAGATTGGCAAGAAGAAATTATCAGTTCAACAGGAAATCGAATTTTGACAATTCAACGTTGCAATCAACTCCGTCAGAATTCCAGCACCTTAAAACGTTTGATTAGTCGAGTTCGACAAAGAATCGAAGGCGTTTTTCAGGAAATTCAAAACACTGGTCGTAATCCTGAACGGCTATTAAGTAAGACCGTTGTTGGTTTTGCTACCC